A window of the Blattabacterium cuenoti genome harbors these coding sequences:
- the rplE gene encoding 50S ribosomal protein L5, producing MKICYEPKLSILYKKNIVPILMDKFKYKSIMQIPKLIKIVVHQGIGSTILSDKKIINNSIKEITIITGQKAIPCFSKHDESGFKLRKGMSIGVKVTLRRKIMYEFLERFIKISLPRVRDFNGLKDKFDGFGNYNIGIKEQIIYPEINIDKIKKNLGMNISFVTSTKKDLEAKNLLSLFGMPFIKK from the coding sequence ATGAAAATTTGTTATGAACCTAAATTAAGTATTTTATATAAAAAAAATATAGTTCCTATTTTAATGGATAAATTTAAATATAAATCAATTATGCAGATTCCTAAATTAATAAAAATTGTAGTACATCAAGGAATAGGAAGTACAATATTGTCCGATAAAAAAATTATTAACAACTCTATTAAAGAAATAACAATTATAACTGGACAGAAAGCTATTCCTTGTTTTTCTAAACATGATGAATCTGGATTTAAACTTAGAAAAGGAATGTCTATAGGAGTTAAAGTTACTTTAAGAAGAAAAATTATGTATGAATTTTTAGAAAGATTCATAAAAATTTCTTTACCAAGAGTTAGAGATTTCAATGGACTAAAAGATAAATTTGATGGATTTGGAAATTATAATATAGGAATAAAAGAACAAATAATTTATCCAGAAATTAATATTGATAAAATAAAAAAAAATTTAGGAATGAATATTTCATTTGTTACTTCAACAAAAAAAGATTTAGAAGCAAAGAATCTTTTATCTTTGTTTGGAATGCCTTTTATAAAAAAATAA
- the rplX gene encoding 50S ribosomal protein L24 translates to MKKILKKGDKVLILSGNYKGTKSIITKISLKNDKIIVKNVNVVKKHIKPGVKNPKGGIIKKEAYIHISNVMKLEEKKSCIYSNKNIGVGIKDKGKEEGIKIGIKDKGKEEGIKIGIKDKGKEEGIKIGIKDKGKVKI, encoded by the coding sequence ATGAAAAAAATATTAAAAAAAGGAGATAAAGTATTAATATTATCTGGAAATTACAAAGGGACTAAAAGTATTATAACAAAAATTTCATTAAAAAATGATAAAATTATAGTAAAAAATGTAAATGTTGTTAAAAAACATATTAAGCCTGGAGTAAAAAATCCAAAAGGAGGAATAATAAAAAAAGAAGCTTATATACATATATCTAATGTAATGAAATTAGAAGAAAAAAAATCATGTATTTACAGCAATAAAAATATAGGGGTAGGAATAAAAGATAAAGGAAAAGAAGAAGGAATAAAGATAGGAATAAAAGATAAAGGAAAAGAAGAAGGAATAAAGATAGGAATAAAAGATAAAGGAAAAGAAGAAGGAATAAAGATAGGAATAAAAGATAAAGGAAAAGTAAAAATATAA
- the rplN gene encoding 50S ribosomal protein L14, producing the protein MLQQESICKVADNTGAKEALVIRVLGGTGKRYASLGDSVIVTIKTSSPGSSSIKKGQVSKAIIIRTKKRIRRKDGSYIKFDDNACVLINATGEMIGTRVFGPVARELREKEYMKIISLAQEVL; encoded by the coding sequence ATGTTGCAACAAGAATCAATATGTAAAGTTGCTGATAATACTGGAGCAAAAGAAGCTTTGGTTATAAGAGTATTAGGAGGGACAGGAAAAAGATATGCTTCATTAGGTGATTCTGTAATTGTTACTATTAAAACATCATCACCTGGAAGTAGTTCTATTAAAAAAGGACAAGTATCTAAGGCTATAATTATAAGAACAAAAAAAAGAATTAGGAGAAAAGATGGATCTTATATAAAATTTGATGATAATGCATGTGTATTGATTAATGCTACAGGAGAAATGATTGGAACTAGAGTATTTGGTCCAGTTGCAAGAGAGCTTAGAGAAAAAGAATATATGAAAATTATATCTTTAGCACAAGAAGTACTATGA
- the rpsQ gene encoding 30S ribosomal protein S17: MNFFKKIIRKHRKGVVLSDKMNKTIVVYEVKKVKHKYYGKSILKKKKYLVHDEKNISKNGDKVNIVETRPISKKKRWRLLSIIK, from the coding sequence ATGAATTTTTTTAAAAAAATTATAAGAAAACATAGAAAAGGAGTTGTATTAAGTGATAAAATGAATAAAACTATAGTTGTTTATGAAGTTAAAAAAGTAAAACATAAATATTACGGAAAAAGTATTCTAAAAAAGAAAAAATATTTAGTTCATGATGAAAAAAATATTTCTAAAAATGGAGATAAAGTAAATATAGTAGAAACAAGACCTATAAGCAAAAAAAAACGATGGAGATTATTAAGTATAATAAAATAA
- the rpmC gene encoding 50S ribosomal protein L29, protein MKKLKINFLSIKSLKKLIQSSIESYKNLKLNIYTKKLKKSSDIKILRRNIARLKTELNEKLKNYINE, encoded by the coding sequence ATGAAAAAATTAAAAATTAATTTTTTGTCAATAAAAAGTTTGAAAAAATTAATTCAATCTAGTATAGAAAGTTATAAAAATTTAAAATTAAATATTTATACAAAAAAATTAAAAAAATCTTCTGATATAAAAATTTTAAGAAGAAATATTGCTAGATTGAAAACTGAACTTAATGAAAAATTAAAAAATTATATAAATGAATAA
- the rplP gene encoding 50S ribosomal protein L16 — MQQPKKTKYKKKQKGRIKGNSKKGIFLSRGIYGIKALEAAWISSRQLEAARVAATRYMKREGKLWINIFPDKPATKKPQEVRMGKGKGPVEFWVSVVKPGRILFEVDEVSEEIAKEALRLAAQKLPIKMKFICKI; from the coding sequence TTGCAACAACCTAAAAAAACAAAATATAAAAAAAAACAAAAAGGACGTATTAAAGGAAATTCTAAAAAGGGAATTTTTTTATCAAGAGGTATTTATGGAATAAAAGCTTTAGAAGCTGCTTGGATTTCTTCTAGACAATTAGAAGCAGCTAGAGTAGCTGCTACTAGATACATGAAAAGAGAAGGAAAATTATGGATAAATATTTTTCCAGATAAACCAGCAACAAAAAAACCTCAAGAAGTAAGAATGGGAAAAGGAAAGGGCCCTGTAGAATTTTGGGTTTCTGTTGTTAAACCTGGAAGGATATTATTTGAAGTAGATGAAGTTTCTGAAGAAATAGCAAAAGAAGCTTTAAGATTAGCTGCACAAAAATTACCTATTAAAATGAAATTTATATGTAAAATATGA